In Melospiza melodia melodia isolate bMelMel2 chromosome 20, bMelMel2.pri, whole genome shotgun sequence, a single genomic region encodes these proteins:
- the NOC4L gene encoding nucleolar complex protein 4 homolog, which translates to MAREAALAACLEAVLGSRSSANRVFELLEPLAGQEEPEDIVSAARICGRLFGALLERGELFVGPLPEQDAPLGESYSAQDKYRIWMRHRYRDCVGCLGELMGHEAFQVKEQALCTLMKFVELEAQYPLIKIEWKGTLTFPCDLLKVVVDGLLPTTEDASLLISRFQEYLEYDDVRYFVMKAVTASIGQVMQKTKERPLPFYQQNVFSLISPINMPNKESEMVKFMVKQDNREELKFSKLQAHRQVFQKMWLTFLKHKLPPGLYKKVLVILHDSVLPYMNEPTLMMDFLTVAYGIGGAISLLALNGLFILIHQHNLEYPDFYKKLYSLLDPSIYHVKYRARFFHLTDLFLSSLHLPAYLVAAFIKRLARLALTAPPEALLMILPFICNLFRRHPACKVLLHRPAGPADMSEDPYVMEEEEPSESRALQSSVWEIQSLQSHYHPDVAKAAAVLNQSLSEMEDDISGLLELSAAELFDKEVKKKAVDVPLEFEPVRGLFGKKNDIFAEHFSLD; encoded by the exons ATGGCGCGGGAGGCCGCGCTCGCCGCCTGCCTGGAGGCCGTGCTGGGCAGCCGCTCCAGCGCCAACCGCGTCTTCGAGCTCCTGGAGCCGCTGGCG GGCCAGGAGGAGCCGGAGGACATCGTGAGCGCCGCCAGGATCTGCGGCCGGCTCTTCGGGGCGCTGCTGGAGCGAGGGGAGCTGTTCGTGGGGCCGCTGCCCGAGCAGGACGCGCCTCTGGGCG AGAGCTACAGCGCCCAGGACAAGTACAGGATATGGATGCGACACCGCTACAGGGACTGCGTGGGCTGCCTGGGAGAGCTCATGGGGCACGAAGCCTTCCAGGTCAAG gaGCAGGCACTCTGCACACTCATGAAGTTTGTAGAATTGGAGGCACAGTATCCACTGATCAAAATAGAGTGGAAAGGAACTTTAACTTTTCCATGTGACCTTCTCAAG GTGGTTGTTGATGgtttgctccccaccaccgaggatGCCTCCCTGCTGATCTCCCGCTTCCAGGAGTACCTGGAGTACGATGATGTTCGCTACTTTGTCATGAAGGCTGTCACTGCCAGCATCGGGCAGGTCATGCAAAAGACAAAGGAG agGCCACTGCCTTTTTACCAGCAGAATGTGTTTTCCCTCATCTCACCCATTAACATGCCCAACAAAGAGTCTGAGATGGTGAAATTTATGGTCAAGCAAG ATAACCGTGAGGAGTTGAAATTTTCAAAGCTGCAG GCACACAGGCAGGTGTTTCAAAAAATGTGGCTGACTTTTTTGAAGCACAAG CTGCCCCCTGGCCTTTACAAAAAGGTTCTTGTCATTCTGCACGACTCTGTCCTGCCTTACATGAACGAGCCCACTCTCATGATGGATTTCTTGACAGTGGCCTATGGCATAG GTGGAGCAATCAGTCTTCTAGCCCTAAATGGGTTGTTTATTTTGATTCATCAGCATAATCT GGAGTACCCTGACTTTTACAAGAAGCTGTACAGCCTGTTAGACCCTTCCATCTATCACGTGAAGTACCGAGCTCGCTTTTTCCACCTGACTGATCTCTTTTTGTCTTCATT gcaccTGCCAGCCTACCTGGTGGCAGCGTTCATCAAGCGGCTGGCGCGGCTGGCGCTCACGGCTCCTCCCGAGGCTCTGCTCATGATCCTGCCCTTCATCTGCAACCTGTTCCGCAGGCACCCCGCCTGCAAGGTGCTGCTGCAcaggccagcagggccagcag ATATGTCAGAAGATCCATATGttatggaggaggaggagccatCTGAAAGCAGGGCTTTGCAGAGCTCTGTGTGGGAGATTCAG TCTCTCCAGAGCCATTATCACCCAGATGTGGCCAAGGCAGCTGCTGTCCTGAACCAGTCCCTGTCTGAAATGGAGGATGACATATCAGGGCTCCTGGAGCTCTCAGCTGCTGAG CTTTTTGATAAAGAAGTAAAGAAAAAGGCTGTTGATGTGCCCCTGGAGTTTGAGCCTGTACGAGGTTTGTTTGGGAAGAAGAATGATATTTTTGCAGAGCACTTCAGTTTAGACTGA